A genomic window from Bacteroidota bacterium includes:
- the murI gene encoding glutamate racemase, translated as MTQQQFPIGVFDSGYGGLTVLKEFVRNMPEYDFIYLGDNARAPYGNRSFETVYEYTLECVEQLFAKGCRLVILACNTASAKALRTIQQHDLQRIDAQRRVLGVIRPTSEVVGKLTESNTVGIFATSGTVNSGSYVLEIEKFYPTIKVIQEACPMWVPMVEYNEFDKPGADYFIKQHIERLLKKSDAIDTIILGCTHYPLLMPKIKQYLPNHIKVIAQGEIVAASLMNYLQRHPEMDANCSKNGKLEFYTTDAVETFNEHAAIFFGKEVQSKHLHL; from the coding sequence ATGACACAACAGCAATTTCCAATTGGCGTATTTGATTCAGGATATGGTGGGTTAACCGTCCTCAAAGAATTTGTGCGCAATATGCCGGAATACGATTTTATTTATTTGGGAGATAATGCCCGTGCCCCATATGGAAATCGCTCGTTTGAAACGGTTTATGAATATACATTGGAATGTGTTGAGCAATTATTTGCAAAAGGTTGCAGACTGGTAATACTCGCCTGCAACACAGCTTCTGCGAAAGCTTTAAGAACCATACAACAACACGACCTGCAGCGAATTGACGCGCAGCGAAGAGTATTAGGTGTCATCAGGCCAACTTCTGAAGTGGTTGGAAAATTAACCGAATCAAATACAGTGGGAATTTTTGCAACTTCTGGTACTGTTAATTCGGGAAGTTATGTTTTGGAGATAGAAAAATTTTATCCAACCATTAAAGTAATTCAGGAAGCTTGTCCGATGTGGGTGCCCATGGTTGAATACAATGAATTTGATAAACCAGGTGCCGATTATTTTATCAAACAACATATAGAACGTTTATTAAAAAAATCGGATGCAATTGATACCATTATTTTAGGATGTACACATTATCCATTATTAATGCCTAAAATAAAACAGTATCTGCCGAATCATATTAAAGTAATTGCACAGGGAGAAATTGTTGCTGCAAGTTTAATGAATTATTTACAACGCCATCCTGAAATGGATGCTAATTGCAGTAAAAACGGCAAGCTGGAATTTTATACTACAGATGCAGTTGAAACCTTTAACGAACACGCAGCCATTTTTTTTGGAAAGGAAGTGCAATCAAAACATTTACATTTGTAA
- a CDS encoding glycosyltransferase yields MTILIAPLDWGLGHATRCIPLIKACKDAGHHVLMASSGRSLELLKKEFPTLTAIEIPSYNIYYQKKGSFIIKIIGQLGKVFRGIRREHRITADLVKQYHIDLIISDNRYGIYHSSVQSIIITHQMMVKVPAFRIAEPFVYLWLQWQHRNFNTVWIPDTASENNISGDLSHKYRVPKHARFIGILTRFRKPEITVPATNNILAIISGPEPQRTIFEDKIIEQAKNIKQQFILVRGISEIEQDEKIADNIRLISHLPGEALFQLITQSEIIISRGGYSTLMDLALLNKKCIFIPTPGQTEQEYLVKELHQKNMVYGSTQDKFNLETALQNLSSRSGFLIESDEMAFQPFLDEAINKASGSRQHQN; encoded by the coding sequence TTGACCATACTAATAGCGCCGCTGGACTGGGGTTTAGGCCATGCTACTCGATGTATTCCGCTCATTAAAGCTTGTAAGGATGCCGGTCACCACGTTTTAATGGCTTCTTCGGGCCGTTCGCTGGAACTGTTAAAAAAGGAGTTTCCGACATTAACGGCAATTGAAATTCCTTCGTACAACATCTATTATCAGAAAAAGGGCAGTTTTATCATTAAAATTATTGGTCAGCTTGGGAAAGTTTTTCGTGGAATCAGACGAGAACACCGAATTACAGCTGATTTGGTAAAACAATATCATATTGACCTGATAATTTCAGATAACCGTTATGGTATTTATCATTCAAGCGTGCAAAGTATCATCATTACCCATCAAATGATGGTTAAAGTTCCTGCATTTCGAATTGCCGAACCTTTTGTTTATTTATGGCTGCAGTGGCAACATCGCAATTTCAACACAGTTTGGATACCGGATACGGCATCAGAAAATAATATTTCGGGTGACCTTTCACATAAATACCGGGTTCCAAAACACGCACGATTTATTGGTATTTTAACTAGGTTCAGAAAACCCGAAATTACTGTTCCTGCTACAAATAATATTCTGGCCATTATTTCAGGACCGGAACCGCAACGTACTATTTTTGAAGATAAAATAATTGAGCAGGCAAAAAATATTAAACAACAATTTATATTGGTGCGCGGCATTTCTGAAATTGAACAGGATGAAAAAATTGCCGATAATATCCGATTAATTTCTCACCTTCCCGGAGAAGCATTGTTTCAATTAATTACACAATCGGAAATTATAATTTCACGTGGTGGGTACAGCACCTTGATGGATCTTGCATTGCTGAACAAAAAATGTATTTTTATTCCAACACCCGGACAAACCGAGCAGGAATATTTGGTTAAAGAATTACATCAAAAAAACATGGTGTATGGCAGCACGCAGGATAAATTTAATCTGGAAACAGCACTACAAAATTTATCAAGCCGGTCAGGATTTTTAATTGAATCGGATGAAATGGCGTTTCAACCATTTTTAGACGAGGCAATTAACAAGGCCTCAGGAAGCAGGCAGCATCAGAATTAA
- a CDS encoding ferritin, protein MLTKKVETALNKQVEMEAYASNYYLSAASWCDSKGLEGCAGFLYGHADEERMHMMKLFTYINDAGGHALAPNIKQPPLKFKNLKELFESVLEHELAVTKSINNLVDLCMGEKDHSSYNFLQWYVAEQHEEEKLFRTILDKINLLGPDDSRGLYWIDRELASAKPAAAGGAKPE, encoded by the coding sequence ATGCTTACGAAAAAAGTTGAAACCGCGTTAAATAAACAGGTAGAAATGGAGGCATATGCTTCCAATTATTATTTATCAGCTGCATCATGGTGCGATTCTAAAGGATTAGAGGGATGTGCAGGCTTTTTATACGGTCATGCCGATGAGGAAAGAATGCACATGATGAAATTGTTTACCTATATTAATGATGCAGGCGGACATGCACTTGCACCGAATATCAAACAACCTCCGTTAAAGTTTAAAAATTTAAAAGAATTGTTTGAATCCGTTTTGGAACATGAACTTGCTGTTACCAAATCGATAAATAATCTGGTAGATTTATGTATGGGCGAAAAAGACCATTCTTCTTACAACTTTTTACAATGGTATGTTGCCGAACAGCATGAAGAAGAAAAATTATTCAGAACAATTCTCGATAAAATTAATTTACTCGGACCCGACGATTCAAGAGGTTTATACTGGATCGACCGCGAACTGGCTTCCGCTAAACCAGCCGCTGCTGGTGGTGCTAAACCCGAATAA
- a CDS encoding SRPBCC family protein encodes MVGTILLSIAGFFALIIIIGLFIPSKYSFSRTTTIDADKRKVFNTIDDLTTWKQWSAWSPEKDHRIAISYGEKTAGTGAQMFWKGGTMGKGEMQITSTDPYQTINLNAIFNKGVFKMEFTFKIESINEKSVDVSWIVAGKTKRGGFAKLLGRFLPKMMGKDMETALKILKHLLRRQFSLTACSLSSESTSYLFTNLFKRLKV; translated from the coding sequence ATGGTAGGAACTATTTTACTTTCAATAGCCGGATTTTTTGCCCTTATTATCATTATAGGGCTTTTTATACCTTCTAAATACAGTTTTAGTCGCACCACAACCATTGATGCAGATAAACGCAAGGTATTTAACACAATAGATGATCTTACTACCTGGAAACAGTGGAGTGCCTGGAGTCCGGAAAAGGACCACCGTATAGCTATTTCCTATGGTGAAAAAACTGCAGGAACCGGCGCACAAATGTTTTGGAAGGGTGGCACTATGGGCAAAGGCGAGATGCAAATAACTTCGACCGACCCATATCAAACCATTAACTTAAATGCCATTTTTAACAAAGGCGTATTCAAAATGGAGTTTACATTTAAAATTGAATCGATAAATGAAAAATCGGTTGATGTAAGCTGGATTGTAGCCGGAAAAACCAAACGCGGTGGTTTTGCAAAATTATTAGGCCGGTTTTTACCCAAAATGATGGGCAAGGATATGGAAACTGCCCTTAAAATATTAAAACACCTTTTGCGAAGGCAATTTAGCCTAACTGCTTGCAGCCTTTCGTCTGAATCCACCTCGTACCTGTTCACCAATTTGTTTAAACGATTGAAAGTTTAA
- the uvrA gene encoding excinuclease ABC subunit UvrA, translating to MKEKKNHQNGHSDAIFIKGAREHNLKNIDVTIPRNQLVVVTGVSGSGKSSLTFDTLYAEGQRRYVESLSSYARQFLTRLDKPDVDYIKGIAPAIALDQKVTTRTTRSTVGTLTEIYDYMRLLFARVGKTYSPVSGRVVKKDEVSDVVDYVGSLPQDTKIYLLVELDSDKKRKPEELARIYQQKGFTRFYCEDVIVKLDDVIENPKTIAPNSKLYLLIDRIVVQKEIPEHHTVAVINEELQQRIADSVDIAFYEGHGACLIHAENIGDRTFSNNFEADGVIFEVPSPHFFNQNNPYGACKRCEGFGTVIGVDHDLVFPDKNLSVYQGAVACWKGEKMKAWLDELIKVAGKFQFPIHKPIHQLSKEQYKLLWTGNEYFSGLDDFFKMLEENAYKIQYRVMLARYRGKTLCPECLGSRIRNDANYVKIDDKSISDLIDMPVEDLAIFIRDIKLDAFQTKVASRILLEINNRLGYMLDLGLGYLTLNRKSNTLSGGETQRINLTRTLGSNLTSSLYILDEPSVGLHPRDTERLVKVLKSLRDLGNTVVVVEHEEEVIKSADHIIDIGPEAGIHGGKVISSGDFKHIFNDKNSLTGNYLSEARSIPVPKHRRKSANKIKIKQARMHNLKNIDVTIPLHSLVAVSGVSGSGKTTLIKHILHPELMKMLDDTSDTAYISKVLEGDLRSITQLELVDQDPIGKSSRSNPVTYVKAYDEIRELYARQPLSKMRGYKAGFFSFNVDGGRCETCKGEGEIIVEMQFLADVHLTCEECNGKRFKEEILEVNYKEKNIADLLGLSVEEALEFLKDEKEIIHKLQPLFDVGLGYVKLGQSSSTLSGGEAQRVKLASFLGKGRSREHILFIFDEPTTGLHFHDINKLLSAFHALIECGHSIIVIEHNIEVLKCADYIIDLGPEGGEKGGNLVYEGIPEGLIKVKESYTGRYLKGKF from the coding sequence TTGAAAGAGAAAAAAAACCATCAGAATGGTCATTCTGACGCAATATTTATAAAAGGGGCGCGCGAACATAACCTTAAAAACATTGATGTAACAATACCGCGCAATCAGCTTGTAGTGGTTACGGGAGTAAGCGGTTCGGGCAAATCGAGCCTTACTTTTGATACTTTGTATGCCGAAGGGCAACGCCGCTATGTAGAAAGTTTGAGTTCATATGCCCGCCAATTTCTTACCCGCCTTGACAAACCTGATGTGGACTACATCAAAGGAATTGCCCCGGCTATAGCACTTGACCAAAAAGTAACTACCCGCACCACCAGGAGCACCGTAGGCACGCTGACAGAGATTTATGATTACATGCGTTTGCTGTTTGCCAGAGTGGGAAAAACCTATTCGCCGGTTTCAGGAAGGGTGGTGAAAAAAGATGAAGTGAGCGATGTGGTGGATTATGTTGGATCGCTGCCACAGGACACTAAAATTTATTTATTGGTTGAGCTGGATAGCGACAAAAAACGCAAACCGGAAGAACTGGCGCGCATTTATCAGCAAAAAGGATTTACGCGTTTTTATTGTGAAGATGTTATTGTGAAGTTGGATGATGTTATTGAAAATCCAAAAACCATCGCCCCAAATTCGAAACTGTATTTATTAATCGACCGCATTGTGGTGCAAAAGGAAATTCCTGAACACCATACTGTTGCAGTAATTAATGAAGAACTGCAACAACGTATTGCCGATTCAGTTGATATTGCATTTTATGAAGGACATGGTGCCTGTTTAATTCATGCAGAAAATATTGGCGACAGAACCTTTAGTAATAATTTTGAAGCTGACGGTGTGATTTTCGAAGTGCCGAGTCCGCATTTTTTTAATCAGAATAATCCGTATGGTGCATGTAAACGTTGTGAAGGTTTCGGAACGGTAATTGGTGTTGACCACGACCTTGTTTTTCCGGATAAAAATTTATCTGTTTATCAAGGCGCTGTTGCTTGTTGGAAAGGTGAAAAAATGAAAGCCTGGCTCGATGAACTAATTAAAGTTGCCGGTAAATTTCAATTCCCGATTCATAAACCGATTCATCAACTGAGTAAAGAACAATATAAATTGTTGTGGACAGGGAATGAATATTTTTCGGGGTTAGATGATTTTTTTAAGATGCTGGAAGAAAATGCGTATAAAATTCAATATCGCGTTATGCTTGCCAGATACAGAGGCAAAACGCTTTGTCCGGAATGTTTAGGCTCACGTATTAGAAATGATGCCAATTATGTGAAAATAGATGATAAATCGATTTCCGATTTAATTGATATGCCGGTTGAAGATCTCGCCATATTTATTCGTGATATTAAACTGGATGCATTTCAAACTAAAGTTGCTTCGCGCATTTTATTGGAAATAAATAATCGTTTAGGTTATATGCTCGATTTAGGTTTGGGCTATTTAACACTGAACAGAAAAAGTAATACCCTGAGCGGCGGTGAAACACAACGTATTAATTTAACGCGTACGCTTGGCAGTAATTTAACTTCATCACTTTACATTTTGGATGAACCAAGTGTGGGTTTACATCCGCGGGATACTGAACGTTTAGTAAAAGTATTAAAAAGTTTACGCGATTTAGGTAATACGGTTGTTGTGGTTGAACATGAGGAAGAGGTAATTAAAAGTGCCGATCATATTATTGATATTGGTCCGGAAGCGGGCATTCACGGTGGCAAGGTGATAAGCAGTGGTGATTTCAAACATATTTTTAATGATAAAAATAGTTTAACAGGAAATTATTTATCGGAGGCAAGAAGTATTCCCGTGCCAAAACATCGCAGAAAGTCGGCTAATAAAATTAAAATTAAGCAGGCGCGGATGCATAATTTAAAAAATATTGATGTTACTATTCCGCTGCATAGTTTAGTTGCGGTTTCAGGCGTTAGTGGTTCGGGAAAAACAACATTGATAAAACATATTCTGCATCCCGAATTAATGAAGATGCTGGATGATACCAGTGATACTGCTTATATATCAAAAGTGCTGGAAGGTGATTTACGCAGCATCACGCAATTAGAATTAGTAGATCAGGATCCGATAGGAAAATCGAGTCGCTCCAACCCGGTTACTTATGTAAAAGCATACGATGAAATTCGCGAATTATATGCGCGTCAGCCCTTATCGAAAATGCGTGGATACAAAGCAGGATTTTTTAGTTTTAACGTAGATGGCGGTCGCTGTGAAACTTGTAAAGGTGAAGGTGAAATAATAGTGGAGATGCAGTTTTTGGCAGATGTACATTTAACCTGTGAAGAATGTAACGGCAAACGATTTAAGGAAGAGATTCTGGAAGTTAATTACAAAGAAAAAAACATTGCTGATTTACTTGGATTAAGTGTTGAAGAAGCACTGGAATTTTTAAAAGATGAAAAAGAAATTATACATAAATTACAACCACTTTTTGATGTTGGATTGGGTTATGTAAAACTAGGACAAAGCAGCAGTACCTTATCCGGTGGAGAAGCACAGCGTGTAAAGCTGGCAAGTTTTTTAGGAAAAGGAAGAAGTCGCGAACACATTTTATTTATTTTTGATGAACCTACAACCGGTTTACATTTTCATGATATCAATAAATTATTATCCGCATTTCACGCGTTAATTGAATGTGGTCACAGCATAATTGTTATTGAACATAATATCGAAGTATTAAAATGTGCCGATTATATAATTGACCTGGGCCCTGAGGGTGGAGAAAAAGGTGGTAACCTGGTATATGAAGGTATACCTGAAGGATTAATTAAGGTGAAAGAAAGTTATACAGGCAGGTATTTGAAAGGGAAGTTTTAA
- a CDS encoding sigma-70 family RNA polymerase sigma factor, which produces MQSRTLPDDQLVQLYLSGDESALGELLNRHKDRIYTYIFLFVRDTYTAEDLMQETFIKVIDKLRSGKYTEQSKFLPWLSRVAHNLCIDYYRREKRLPKVTTRDGFDIFSVLKFSEPGAEGQIIENEFSSKIRKILEHLPEEQREVVILRHYMDMNFREIAELTGVNINTALGRMRYALINLRKLMETKNISI; this is translated from the coding sequence ATGCAGTCCAGAACTCTTCCTGATGACCAATTGGTCCAGCTGTACTTGTCCGGTGACGAATCAGCTCTTGGTGAACTCCTCAATCGCCACAAAGATAGGATTTACACCTACATCTTTCTTTTTGTTCGCGACACTTATACTGCTGAAGACCTCATGCAGGAAACGTTTATCAAGGTAATTGATAAGCTGCGCAGTGGCAAGTATACAGAACAAAGCAAGTTTTTACCGTGGTTATCGCGGGTGGCGCATAATTTATGTATCGACTACTATCGCCGCGAGAAGCGTTTGCCAAAAGTAACAACCCGCGATGGGTTTGATATTTTCAGCGTGCTCAAATTTTCGGAGCCCGGTGCAGAAGGTCAAATCATTGAAAATGAGTTTTCGAGCAAAATCCGCAAAATATTGGAACATTTGCCTGAAGAGCAGCGCGAAGTGGTTATTTTACGCCATTATATGGACATGAATTTCCGCGAAATTGCCGAACTCACGGGTGTAAACATCAACACAGCACTGGGTCGCATGCGTTATGCCCTTATAAACCTGCGCAAATTGATGGAAACAAAAAATATTTCAATTTGA
- a CDS encoding 3'-5' exoribonuclease, with translation MAYIMVDIESDGPIPGDFSMISFGAVLVDEHLDKTFYGRLKSISEKYIPEALAVSGHSRADVLNFDEPQKVMQEFADWIKLVCKDQPIFISDNNGFDWMFICWYFHHFIGRNPFGFSSQNLGSIFKGLEKDMSKNFKHLRKTKHTHHPVDDAKGNAEALHTFKNEFGLKIRL, from the coding sequence ATGGCATATATAATGGTTGACATAGAAAGCGACGGACCAATTCCGGGCGATTTTTCTATGATTTCGTTTGGAGCAGTTTTGGTAGATGAGCACCTTGACAAAACATTTTACGGAAGACTAAAATCCATTTCTGAAAAATATATTCCTGAAGCATTAGCTGTTTCCGGTCATTCAAGAGCAGATGTTTTAAACTTTGATGAACCTCAAAAAGTGATGCAGGAATTTGCAGACTGGATTAAATTAGTTTGTAAAGATCAACCAATTTTTATTAGCGACAATAATGGATTCGACTGGATGTTTATCTGCTGGTACTTTCATCATTTTATCGGTAGAAACCCTTTTGGATTTAGTTCACAGAATCTTGGCAGTATTTTTAAAGGCCTTGAAAAAGACATGTCAAAAAATTTTAAACACTTAAGAAAAACCAAACACACACATCATCCGGTTGATGATGCTAAGGGGAATGCTGAAGCTTTGCATACCTTCAAAAATGAATTCGGACTAAAAATCCGATTGTAG
- a CDS encoding erythromycin esterase family protein, which translates to MQIRFIYLLIILISNGVLFGQASADYADLIPLCQTLGNEKTVVGLGESTHGTAEFTAIRAEIVKQLVTENNYRVFILEAEFAACEKMNHYLQTGEGNLDSLMLDLRFFPWVHEDFKSLLVWLKTYNQNHPENRVRFYGMDAQFSKLYAQKDTIVKQYPEAGTQLFQIIDGNKNAKQKVHEIKNLSAKLVQNSDTIDLLLQYYITCQLNKLSAVTFNTNTYRDENMAQFVKWIHQNHGDYTKMIIWAHNGHLKKQDGKPMGQYLSAMYGERYACIGLDFYQGGFLAIDYENLTNRKLVSMTLNPIEKTIAQDINFGNKSFVLVQCDSLKRNVYINAIGAIYVKQPEKRSAFYDKLKRNKQFDYLIVAKVSTPIKLLPQYLNE; encoded by the coding sequence ATGCAAATCCGCTTTATTTATTTATTGATCATCCTGATAAGTAATGGTGTATTGTTTGGTCAGGCATCTGCTGATTATGCCGATTTAATACCATTATGCCAAACTTTGGGTAATGAAAAAACAGTAGTTGGTCTTGGCGAATCTACTCATGGAACTGCTGAGTTTACTGCAATACGAGCTGAAATTGTTAAACAGCTCGTTACGGAAAATAATTATCGGGTGTTTATTCTAGAAGCTGAATTTGCAGCGTGCGAAAAGATGAATCACTATTTGCAAACAGGTGAAGGAAATTTAGATTCCCTAATGTTGGACTTACGATTTTTCCCTTGGGTGCATGAAGATTTTAAATCACTATTGGTGTGGTTGAAAACATACAATCAAAACCATCCTGAAAACAGGGTTCGTTTTTATGGTATGGACGCACAGTTCTCGAAATTATATGCTCAAAAAGACACTATTGTAAAACAATATCCGGAAGCAGGAACTCAATTATTTCAAATTATAGATGGTAATAAAAATGCAAAACAAAAAGTGCATGAAATAAAAAATCTTTCAGCAAAACTTGTCCAAAATTCCGATACAATTGACTTATTACTGCAATATTATATCACATGTCAACTCAATAAATTGTCGGCTGTTACGTTTAACACCAATACTTATCGCGATGAAAATATGGCGCAATTTGTTAAATGGATACATCAAAATCACGGTGATTATACAAAAATGATTATCTGGGCACACAACGGGCATCTGAAAAAACAAGACGGAAAACCTATGGGGCAATACTTGTCAGCAATGTATGGGGAAAGGTATGCTTGTATTGGTTTAGACTTTTATCAGGGTGGATTTTTAGCCATCGACTATGAAAATTTAACCAATCGAAAACTGGTTAGCATGACATTAAATCCTATTGAAAAAACTATTGCTCAAGATATTAATTTTGGTAATAAGTCATTTGTTTTAGTGCAATGTGATTCATTAAAAAGAAATGTTTATATAAATGCAATCGGAGCAATATATGTAAAACAGCCCGAAAAACGATCTGCATTTTATGATAAGCTCAAGCGTAATAAACAGTTTGATTATTTAATTGTTGCCAAAGTGTCTACGCCAATAAAGTTATTACCGCAATACTTAAATGAATAA
- a CDS encoding VWA domain-containing protein, with product MKTLPILLICALLSFYSTVKANAVLIVNAESKTVLQLQSSHVDATVTNQVAIVKSRQVFVNQLDTAVHVKYAFPLYEDASATGLRWKIGGIWYSAVFNPEPQDTTLPGGAAAVDENLKLYLGETPLYFDLEQMIDPDSTIEFELTYVQLLHYAYNEVSFTHPNNYSLIQTGAIDTQYLSIHVLSDRTIVGSNLLSHPAVLNTYTVTTADVVVERLSENPDTDYEYVYQLDPDELGLFSFSYFLPDSITYCDDFGRGYFGFIVEPDPVDSVIISKTFTLIIDRSGSMGEEKMGQAKEAATYIVNNLNAVDKFNIIDFDDAVVSLFEDHVTVNIATQNVALDYIDNLYASGSTNISGSFEMAIPQFESADEDEYNIIIFLTDGQATAGETSTDGILEIINNLITTNEVEGLSINTFGIGMDVNESLLSQIATLNNGVATFFAAGDLLEVVTDFYMMIQNPVLINTSMTFDPPIVSEVYPDPVPNLYLGHQLVVTGRYAVPGTIDVTFTGEKYGEVITYEYTFDLTDSTIEQNAFLTKLWAIDKINALMIEYFTIPDGTSEKDSMYQYITDLSICYSVISPFTSFSDNTGATSSIDEWQQNNSGIQIRNYPNPFTNETSINFYASARAGIVPLVIMDLEGRLIRILEVNITQAGEFKIIWDGKDAEGANVKAGTYPYYIQIGETRMFGVMQKF from the coding sequence ATGAAAACCTTACCCATCCTGCTTATCTGTGCTTTGCTTTCATTCTATAGTACTGTAAAAGCAAATGCCGTATTAATTGTAAATGCCGAAAGTAAAACAGTATTACAATTACAATCCTCCCATGTTGATGCAACTGTTACAAACCAGGTAGCAATTGTAAAAAGCCGACAGGTATTTGTCAATCAGTTGGATACTGCAGTGCATGTAAAATATGCCTTTCCTTTATATGAAGATGCATCTGCAACCGGTCTTCGCTGGAAAATCGGTGGCATTTGGTATTCTGCCGTATTTAATCCGGAGCCTCAAGATACTACATTACCGGGTGGCGCAGCAGCAGTTGATGAAAATCTCAAATTATATTTAGGTGAAACACCCTTGTATTTCGATTTGGAACAAATGATTGATCCTGATTCAACTATTGAATTTGAACTTACCTATGTTCAATTGTTACATTATGCCTACAACGAAGTGAGTTTTACGCATCCTAATAATTATAGTTTAATTCAAACCGGAGCTATTGACACGCAATATTTATCCATTCATGTACTTTCAGACCGGACAATTGTTGGCAGTAATTTATTATCACATCCTGCAGTTTTAAATACCTATACAGTGACCACTGCGGATGTTGTGGTGGAGCGTTTATCAGAAAACCCGGATACCGATTATGAATATGTTTATCAGCTTGATCCTGATGAATTGGGCTTATTCAGCTTTAGTTATTTCTTACCGGATAGTATAACTTATTGTGATGATTTTGGTCGCGGATATTTCGGATTTATTGTTGAACCTGATCCGGTTGATTCCGTTATTATTTCTAAAACATTTACATTAATAATTGACAGGTCAGGAAGTATGGGTGAAGAAAAAATGGGGCAGGCTAAAGAAGCGGCTACATATATTGTCAACAACCTGAATGCTGTAGACAAATTTAATATTATAGATTTTGATGATGCTGTTGTGAGTTTATTTGAGGACCATGTTACTGTTAATATCGCGACCCAGAATGTGGCACTCGACTATATTGACAATCTTTATGCAAGTGGTTCAACAAATATTTCCGGTTCATTTGAAATGGCAATTCCCCAATTTGAATCCGCAGATGAAGATGAATATAACATAATCATTTTCCTCACCGACGGGCAGGCTACAGCAGGTGAAACCAGCACTGATGGAATTCTTGAAATCATTAATAATTTAATAACAACAAATGAAGTCGAAGGCTTAAGTATAAATACATTTGGTATCGGTATGGATGTGAATGAATCGTTACTTAGTCAGATTGCCACATTAAATAATGGCGTTGCCACCTTTTTTGCAGCCGGCGATTTGCTAGAAGTTGTAACAGATTTTTATATGATGATTCAAAACCCGGTATTAATTAATACCAGTATGACATTTGATCCGCCTATTGTATCGGAAGTTTATCCTGATCCTGTACCAAATTTATATTTAGGGCATCAATTAGTAGTAACCGGCAGATATGCAGTACCCGGAACAATTGATGTAACATTTACAGGAGAAAAATACGGTGAGGTAATTACCTATGAATATACGTTCGATTTAACTGATTCAACAATTGAACAAAATGCATTTCTAACCAAACTTTGGGCAATCGACAAGATTAATGCATTAATGATTGAATATTTTACAATACCTGATGGTACCTCTGAAAAAGACAGTATGTATCAATACATCACAGATTTGAGTATTTGTTATAGCGTAATATCACCATTTACCAGTTTTTCTGATAATACCGGTGCTACATCTTCAATTGATGAATGGCAGCAGAATAACTCCGGCATTCAAATTAGAAATTATCCAAATCCATTTACAAATGAAACCAGCATCAATTTTTATGCTTCAGCACGTGCAGGAATTGTTCCACTGGTAATTATGGATTTAGAAGGTCGCCTTATTCGAATTCTCGAAGTAAATATTACTCAGGCAGGGGAATTTAAAATTATATGGGATGGAAAAGATGCCGAAGGAGCAAATGTAAAAGCCGGCACATATCCTTATTACATTCAAATTGGCGAAACCAGAATGTTTGGCGTGATGCAGAAATTTTAA